TGCCCTGCGAGCAATAAGCTTGAATTGCCGCCGGCTGAGGTCGTGCTGTTTTGACCGCTTACAATAATGTTCGCTGCAGCCGATCCGCCTCCCGTGCCGGCGATGCTGACCGACGAACTGGACCCAGAACCGGACGACCATGTTATCGAGCCACTGGTCTTGCCCAGGCCAATGTTGATGGTATTAGCCTGAAGAACATTCGTTCCTTGGCCTAACGTCAAAACAGATTGGCCGACATTGTTATCAGACAGACTGTTGCCGACGTCTATTTCAGTGGCGTTGATGGAGTTGGCAGGCATGCCCGCCGTGGTGTTGTCAGCCAAACTCAATAGTCCGCGAGAATTTGAACCGTAACCAACTGCAAAAATGCCGGTGGTGTTAACGCTGACGCTAGTCAGTGGCGACATATCTGAATTCGTCGTATCTTTAGCGCCAGCGGCGTTGTTGCTGGGCTGCCCGACCATAAAGTTTCCAGTTCCAGACACAACTAACGAGCCCCTCCCGGTAAAATTCGTCGTATTGTCATAGGTGAATCCACTTGAATTGGAAGAACCAATGAGGAACGCGCCGTTGACGGTTAACGTAGTGCCTGTGGGAATCGTGACTGTACTGGTGGGAGTGGTGGAGGTATTGGCACTGAGGGCCGAAAAACTGCCCACCGCCGTGGAATTAGCCAGAGTCAAACTGCCGGTGGTAGTGCTGATCCCGCTGGCAGGAGTCGGCTCTGGTTGGCCAACGAACAGAGCAACCGTCCCGGCGCCCAAGGCATTGGCAGAACCCTGAACCAACGTGCCGGAATAAATGCCGGCGGTGCCAGTAAAGCTACTATTGTTGCCAGATAACGTTGTCGTGCCAAAGTTAGCGTTGACCTCGAGCAGACCAGTGCCAGAGATCGAATTAGCAATCGTCGGGCTGTCCGTGCGGGCGAAAATCAACGTGCCGTTGTTCGTGATAGCTGTATTCGAACTCAAGCTGCCTGTATTGAGAGTGCCGTCGTCGATTTGCAGGGTGGTATTAAGGTTAACTGTAGTGGCTCCGGTATAATTGGACGGACCGGTCAAGAGAAGCGATCCACCCGCCACCGTTAACCCGCCTGAACCGCTCTGGTTGATTGCCCCAGCGTAGGTTCCACCATTATTTACAGTTAGCGTACCCGTTTGCGTTAGCACCGCACTGGAACTTGTCCCGTTAAGCGTGGCGATTGCTTGGCTTGAGCCAAAGGTCGTGGTTCCATTGTTAATCAGGTTGGTCGTGACAGGAATTATTCCGCCGCTAGCGACAGTGAAGCCGGTTCCGCTGGAGTTGGCTACGTTGACCGTGAGGCCGGCACCGGTCAACGAACCACCAGAATTCACATTTACCGCGCCGTTATTGTTGATGTTAATCGCAGTGGCGGCAGCAGAGCTTGTAGAATTGATCGTCAGCCCACCTCCATTGACAATGACGTTGGGGCTAGCAATCGAGCCGCCGGAACTGAGAATTAGCGTTCCTGATTGAACTGTTGTATTACCCGAGTAGGTATTGACCGTCTGGAGCGTTACCGTGCCATTGCCATCGTTGCTATTAACAGTTAATCCGCCGATTCCACCGATGCCATTGCCCGTTGTGCTGCTAATCACATAGGGATGGGAGACGTCATTGGCAAAGGTTACAACAATACTCGACAAAGCACTTGGGGTGACCGGAGCAACAATATTCACATTCGTATTTGAAGGGCTAGCGCTATTATCAAACGTAACGGTATCAAATTGTTTGAATACACTGGGGCCAGTTCCATTGTTCCAATTTTGAGTATTGTTAACATCCCATTTCCCCGAAGACAAATTTCCGACCCATGTAAGATTGCTCGGACTAAGAATTTGTACTTGCAGCGTGTTGCCGACTTTGGACACCGTGAACTGCGTTCCAGACACGATATATGGATTACTGAAGACCAACGAATTGCTCAAGGTTCCTGCACTATCGTCCAAAATTGTGTACGGAGAAGCACTCGGGCTGGGAATACCCGAAAGTGCAAATGCTAGCGAGCCCGATGTGAGTGTTGCATTTCCGCCAACCACAATTTCGCTTAGGCTGCCGCCATTCAAAGTAAACAACAAACCGCCAGTACCGTTCATATTTAAGCTGTTGACATTCAGAGGCGAAAACGCATCGGGAGCAATCGTGCCAGAGGTCAAACTCACTGCAGAGCTGATGGTGCCAGAACCTGCGAGTGTACCGCCATTTACTAACACTGTGCCGGGCGAAGAAACTCCGTTGTAAAGCTGGGCGCCGGAAAGCTGCAAAGTTCCAGAGGTAATGGTGGTGTTGCCTTTGTAGCTATTAATTCCGCTGAGTGTTTGCACGGTGGTTCCGTTGGTGCCTGCCATTTTCAGGCCGCCGTTGCCTGTGAGCGATCCGGAATAACTTCCACCCGCCGTTCCGATGTTGAGAGTGACACCATTAATGCCTCCGGTGTCTGTCAGCGTGATCCCGCCGCTACCCCCTAGGCCGCCGATCTGATAGGTGTTGAGTGCAACTGGGCTGAAGGCCACGTTGCCGCCATTCATATTGATGGTACTGTTCACCGCTGGCGTCGTACTGCCAAACTGCACGATGCCGTTATTCACATTTGTCGTGCCGGTATAGGTGTTGTTACCGCTCAGGATCAGCGTTCCAGAATCGCCCATCGTCAGTCCGCCAAGACCGCTTGTGCTGCCGCTTCCGCCGTTGGCAAAGATGCCACCGCCGCCGAGGTTCTGAATTGTTCCGGTGTTGCCGGATGTGGGCATATTGAAATTGGAAACCGGAATAGCGGCAGTGCCAATCGCGAAATTGGTGGCCACCGCGCCGCTACCCATATTCAAAGTGCCGCTACTGAAATTGATATTTCCAGTAGTTCCACTGCCGGTGGGGCCCACAGTGATGTTAGTGAGGATATTTGCGGTACCAACGCTGAGATTAAAAACCCCCGTCGTGCTGCCGGTGCCTGAAGAACCATTGCTGCCCAGGACAAACGAGCCGCCTCCAGCCGAGTTCACGTTGAGGATTCCGCCGCCCATCGTCAACGTGCCGGTGGTAGTTCCCAGGGCGGCCCCCGTTCTTTGCCCCAGGATGATTGAAGTAACGTCGAACGTCCCTGTGTCGAACGATACGGAACTCGAGACAGTACCGGCGGTACTGGCCGCAGTATCCGCGCCCACGGTCAGGGTGCTCGCCATCACATCCAGCGAGTGACCGTTCAGGTTTAATGTTCCGTGCGCGGACAAGGTGCCAGCTCCGGTATGCGAGCCAACGACGATGGCTGCCCGTCCAGTGCCTGCGGCATTTCGGAGAGTAAATGACCCACCCGATCCGCTGCCAAACTGCACCGTGCCGTTCGACTTCACTGTTCCAATGAACAACGTGGGAGTCCAAATCGTGTTGGTCCCGGTCCCACTTAGGTTAAGAACAGCAGTTCCTCCATTACTCGGGCTTCCGCCGCCGACGCTTACGCCGGCTGTGGTTGAAGTCACCTTGATGGTATTCGTCGCGGCAGCCAATGTCATAGTGGCGACAACGCGATTTCCCGTGGGGGTTGTCGTTGAAGTGGACTGGTTGCCGCCAATGTCAGCTTCCTGGCCAGTAAACGAAAAGGTATTCAGGCCGGATAAATCCAACGTTGCGGTAAGCGCCGACCCAGGCGCATTTGTAACGCCACCGATTACTAAAGTATTTGTAGTTCCGGTATCTGTCAGGCTACCTGTCCCAAGAGTGGTTCCAGCAATGGTCAGCTTGCTGGTTGAGGCGGCGGTCGGGTTGTAGCCGCCCACCAGAATGTTGCCATTGACCGTCAGCGTGCTGTTGTTGCCAAGTTGGAGCGTATCCCCCGTAGCATTGTTGATACTGGAAGTAAGTGCGGCAAATCCTGCGTTGGCATTAAGCACCAGCGTTGCGCCGCCATTGCCGTCTGGCGATGATGTTGGGCCGCCCATGAACAGCGTACCGGTGCCGGTAATTGCAAAATTGAATGTTTCCGTTTGGCCACTTGCCTGATCGATAAGAGAACTCGTCAGCGCCAAGGATTGGTCATTTGCCCCAGAATTGCTGGTTAGCGTATAGGCGTTTGCACCATTGACAAAGTTCAGCGTGGCAATCGAAAAAGCATTGCCAAGGTTATCATCGCTGGGGGAACTGCTATTGCCGGTGCTATCGAATATCAGCGTATCGCCGGTAGCGGGCACGGCATTTCCGCCAGTCCAGTTGCCACTGGTTCCCCATTCAAAGCCTGACACGCCCGGTCCCCAGGTCTCGGTTGCAGCGAAGGCGGTGGTCGCGGCTAAGAGCAGCCAGCCGAGCAATGCGGTCCCCAAAGTTGCTTTTACAAAATTGGCCTTCAACCCCGATGCGCGCACAAAGATAGCACGTAGCATTTCTAAATCCCTCCCCGAGTTTACCGCTTCTTAGATGTTGCGATTACGAGTGATTAGCATCCCCAAAATCAATCCGGCATACTAAATTCCGCAATAGAGACGGCCAATTACGAAAAAAAATCCTCCGGATGCAAATAATTTGCCACAAGCCTGCTTCAAACCAGCCTCGATTCGTGCGGTATCTGCAGAAGATAAGGACCTATTGCCATAGGAAGGCCGTTTGCGGCGTTCTTCGATCTCGCCAGTTATCCCGGCTTACAATCAAAGATCAGCGCAAATAGACCTGCCTTTGAATGCCCGAAGGTCAAAATATGATTGGGTTAAAAACCAATGTTTGCCTGAAAGAATTTCGAGATTCTTTGTGATTTTTTTCGTAACTCTTACCCCATGCGGCGGATAAATAGGCGGTGGTTTATACTCGATGCGATTGAGATTACAGAATGGACGCGAGTCGCTATACCAACCCGGATGACGCATTTGTTGAACTTCTGGCAAAAAACCAGGTTCGGCTGCGCTCCTACATCGCAACGCTTGTCCGCGACAGCGGGGCAGCCGACGATTTACTGCAAGAAGCTAGCATGGCCCTTTGGAAAAATCGAAAAGCGTACGATTCTAATAGGGATTTTTTCCGCTGGGCATGCGGTATGGCCTTGATCGAGGTACTTCGTTTTCGCCGTAAAGCTGCAACCGACAAGTTGTTATTTGACGAAGCACTCTTAAATACCCTCGCCGCCGACTATATTAAGCACGTTGAAGATTGGGATCGGCGTGAGATCGCCTTGAGCGGATGCTTGCAAAAACTTTCTGCCAAAGATCGATGGTTGCTGGATGCTCGCTATCGCTCCGATGTAACCACCGCGCAAATCGCTCAACAATTGGGCAAGCCACTGAGTACGATTTATAGCTCGTTGTCGAGGATCCGAGAAACCTTGTTCCGTTGCGTGCAAAGTGCGATTGCGCAAGAATCGCACCCGTCTATTTAGGCAGATTGGAACGGTCATGTCGACGAATTCCTCGCTATCATCGGCTAATCTTGACGGTGCGAAGCTTCGCCAATTAATTTCCGCGTGGTGTGACGGCGTAATCAACGAAGCCGACCTGCAACAGTTGCAGGCATCGCTTTCTACGAGTGACTCTGCGCGGGAAATATTCCTTGCCTTTATGCAGATTCACGCACATATGCAAGGACATGCCAAAGCAAAAGAGTATTTGGAAACGTTTACTTCTTTACCGCTGAAAATCACCGACTGCTCCGATTCTACTCTGCCGTCAGAATCGCCGGCGTTGTTGCGAAAGTATATGCTCTCTTCCAGCCGAATTTATCGCTGGCGCTGGGGATGGGCTGCCTTGTTGCTGATTGGAGTGTTTGGCTGGAATTTTGTAGAAAGGACGCGCGAAGATGCACCCCGGCCTAGTGCCAGTCAACTTGCTGCTGAAAAAGCCCATTTGGCGAGTCCAACTCTTGAATCAGATCGGCCTCCGATCGTCCTGGCACGAGTGACCGATCACTCTGAAGACTGCCAATGGTTTCTGGACCAAGGCAGCCAAACGCAAAGCGAACCTCCCCAAAGCATTTGCAGTGGGGAAACGATTCGCGCGACTAAGGGAATGATGAAACTTACCTTCACCAATGGCACCGTAGTCACTTTGCATGCTCCGGCATTGTTTCAAGTAATTTCCAATATGCGTGCCAGAGTACTGTTAGGTACTGTAACAACGCGAGTGGCTGAAGGAGCAGAAGGCTTTTCCGTGCTGACGCCGCGAGCCACGGTCATTGATTTAGGCACCGAATTTGGCATTCAGGTCACTGAGGTGGGCGCAACCGATGTTGTGGTCTTTAAAGGAGAAGTCAACCTAGATTACGTTAATCAAGAAGAAGGAATCGCTCGGCGGCAACGACTCCGTATTGGCGAAGGGATGCACTTGGACGCTCTTGGAACAGCAAGCCGAATTGTCGCAATTACCGATGAGCGCTATTCTGATTCACCCTCAAGGGATTCTTTGCGGCGACCGCCGGTTATTACCGCTGTCCGTGACAACATCCTGCGTGATGCTTGGAACTATTATGAGATTGTGCCAGGCGCAATGAGAGAAGACGTCAAGGCGTTTGCCGATCGTGAAGCGCACGAATGGAATGGCGTTACGACCAGAGGGATGCCGGCTTACTTGCTGGGTGGCGACTATGTCAAAACATTTAATAACGATAAAGTAAACCACGATATTGAGATTTCAGTAACGCTCAATCGTGCCGCAAAATTGTATGTGCTATTCGACAAACGTATCCCGCCGCCACAATGGCTAACGGATAATTTTCGCAATACAGGAGACGAAATCGGTGTCGATGAAGGCCCTTTTTATGTCCACGGAGTGTGGTACACGAATCATCATCCAGGCGTTGGGCCAGGGGTTAGTGTTGATAATGTTTCGTCAATCTGGGTGCGTGACGTGAAGGGGCCCTGTTCGGTTAAATTAGGACCGACGGAATCAACCACTGTCGACATCAACATGTATGGAATTGTTGCTGTCCCCACGAGCGGTAGTGCATCAAATGACCAACAGGCTAAGGCTCGTTAGTTCCTTCATGTCTGAAATTTGGACATGAGGTTTCATCTTTCGTTTACTCTTAAGATAGCTCACGTCCTGCGTGTTCAACAGTTGCGCTTCTAAACCTGTTCCCGCACGCTTGGTTTTCTTATTGGTTGGTGGATGCCTGAATGTAATTGCAAGGTGCTGCAGCGCGCACTAACGGCTTCAATCCACACCTGCGTCGACAACACCGCTGCGAGTGCGCCGCTCTTCGTCGACGAACGGAGCTAACCGGTAACTGGCCAATCCATAAACCAGACTCAGCAATTCATCGAGGAATTGCGAGTACTGGGTTTCATGCCTAACACGGAAGCCATTTAACCGACTCGTCTCCGCCGAATTATCTCGGTGTTAATCACAAAATCCAGCAAGCGCCAAGCCTCCGTACGCTCGCTGTCAGATTGTGTATAATATCCTCGGTTCCAATGGTGAGGACTCCAAATCCCGTGGCTTGCGGAGCAGAATCAGCGGCAATTTGATGTTGTCTTCGGAAACCAAGTCCAACGCAGACGCCGAGCCTGTCCTCAGTGGCATCGGCAGAACCGCGCCAAATTACGAGGCAGTATTGATTGTCTCATTTGGCGGCCCCGAAGCTTCTCAAGACGTCATCCCTTTTTTAGAAAACGTGTTGCGGGGCCGCAATGTTCCGCGAGAACGACTGCTTGAGGTGGCGAAGCATTACGAATATTTTGGAGGCGTCAGTCCCCTGAATGCGCAAAACAGAGAGCTGGCGGCCGCACTCCAAACGGAATTGCAGCGACACGATATTCATCTGCAGGTTTATTTGGGCAATCGCAACTGGCATCCCTTTTTGGCCGATATCTTGCGTCAAATGCGCGCCGATGGGGTGCGCCACGCACTGGGGTTTTTTACCTCGGCATTCAGTTCGTATTCCAGCTGCCGTCAATACCTCAAGAACATTGCCGCCGCACAGGCTGAGCTCGGTGCTGATGCACCGCGGGTGCATAAGCTCCGGACGTATTTCAATCATCCTGGCTTTATTGAACCAATGATTCAGCGCGCTGCAATGGGTTTGAAGCAAATTCCAGAAAAAGATGGCCGACGGCGATCCGCCCGTTTGGTCTTTACGGCACACAGTATCCCGCTGGCAATGTCCGCGAATTGCAGTTATGAACTGCAGTTGCGCGACGCCTCCCAATTGGTGGCTTCGACAATAGGACATGACGATTGGAATTTGGTGTATCAAAGCCGGAGTGGTCCATCATCCCAGGCATGGTTGGAGCCCGATATCAACCATCACCTTCGAAAACTAGCAGCAGATGGTGTGCACGATGTTGTAGTTATTCCCATTGGTTTCATTTCCGATCATATTGAGGTCCTTTACGATTTGGACCTGGAAGCGAAAGCAACGGCCGAAGAATTGGGGATCAATATGATCCGTGTTGGAACAGTGGGAACTGATGTACGATTTGTGAAAATGATACAAGAGTTAATTATGGAACGAATGACCGAAATGAATGATCGACCTACTCTGGGAAAACTTAGACCTTGCCCTGATGTCTGCGCAGAAGATTGCTGCTTAAGCGGACGTGCCGCGATGTGAAGACTGCGGAAGACGAACTGATCGGCCACTTTCAATTCAACTCTGCTTTTTTATTCCAGCCTACTATCAATGCAATTACGCCCGTTGAGTACAACCGGAATCGAAGTCTCCGGTGTTGCGCTTGGCACGTGGCCAATGGCGGGTATGACCTCGCTGGACGTCAACGAATCTGACAGTTTGGCGACCATTGCCGCTGCCTTGGGCGCAGGAATCAATTTCTTCGATACGGCATATTGTTATGGTAGGCAAGGAGAAAGTGAAAAATTGTTGGCTCATGCCCTGAAAGAGCGGCGTGCTGAGGTTGTGATTGCAACCAAGAGTGGAGTTCATTGGGATGTAAATGGCCAACGGGTTTCCGACGCGCGGCCTGCTACACTTCGGAAACAATGCGAGGAAAGTTTACGGCGGTTGAACACTGACCGGGTTGAGTTGCTTTATCTGCACGCACCCGATCCACAAGTCTCGATAGCCGAATCAGCTGGCGAATTGCGGAGGCTAATGGAAGAAGGTAAAACCCGGTGCGTCGGTATCTCGAACGCTAGCCTGCAGCAATTGCGCGACTTCGTTGCAGTGTGCCCTCTAAGTGCATACCAACCTTGTTACAATATGCTGCAGCGAGAAATTGAACTCGATATTCTTCCTTGGTGCCTTGAACACAATGTTGCCGTATGCGTGTATTGGCCGCTAATGAAAGGATTGTTAACGGCAAAATTTGCTCGAAATCATCAATTTGATTCACAGGATGGCCGGAAAAAATATCCCATGTATCAAGGACAGGAATGGGAAAAGACGCAAGATTTTCTAGATGAGCTTCGATCGATTGCTGCCGAAATCGGTCATAGTGTACCTCAAATCGTGATAAATTGGACAATTCACCAGCCCGGTATCACGAGTGCCTTATGCGGCGCAAAGCGACCTGTGCAAATTCGCGAAACCGCGGGCGCCATGGGCTGGAAGCTCTCCAGCACATACATCGAGCGGATCAATCAGGCCATTGAACAGCGCGGCAAAATTGTTTCTCGCACAGCGGTATGAAACTGACTACAGACTTATTCTCATGCCGCGCGTTTTACTCACTGCATTTGAACCGTATGACCGCTGGAAAGCGAACTCCAGTTGGCTTGCACTTGTACATCTCACTCAGCATTTGCCGGATCATCCCCAAATTACCACACGGTTATATCCCATCGATTTCTTGGCAATGAAAGAGCAGTTGGCAGCCGATTTATCAAGCAAATTCGCTTACGTTTTGCACTTGGGGCAGGCTCCTGGAAGTTCTCGAATTCAACTGGAAGCGATCGGGCTAAACATCGGCGGCTCCAGCAGCCAATCCCCCGATCAATACCGCGCACTAACCGACGATGGGCCCGTAGCCTACCTTAGTGAGTTGCCACTTTCGGAATGGGCAGTGAAATTGCGGCGCGGCGGCATTCCGGCTCAGGTTTCCTATCATGCGGGAACTTACCTTTGCAATGCAACACTGTATTGGTCACATTATCTCGCCTGCAAAATGTCGCTTCCAACTCGGTCTGCGTTTATTCATCTGCCACTGGACATTTCCCAAGTCGTGAACGAGCCACATGGCACCGCATCGCTGCCGGCAACTGTTTCTGCAAACGCGGTACGATGCATCTTAGAGGAGTTAACTTAATGGTTGGAACTTTTGTAATCGCAGGTTGCGTCTGAGAAACAGCTGCTAGCCAGCGGGCTCTGCATGTGTCGAAGGTAATTCACTTGGCAGTATTCAACACTTCCGGATTCACTACGTTTTCCGGTACACTTCCTTGCAAACGCGTGGCAACTTGTTGTGCCGTACGGGACCGTAGATTTTCCAGCGACTCGACGGATACAAACGCCGCATGCGGCGTAACAATGACGCACGGATCGTTAAATGGGGGCTGCGTAAGATCTGGTGGTTCGGGATCCTGCACGTCAAGCGCCGCACCCGCTAATTGGCCAGCCTCCAAAGCCGCGGCCAAAGCGGCATGATCGATTAAACCACCACGAGACGTATTGATTAAATAGGCCGACGGTTTCATCCGCGCCAAACGAGGCGCACTAATCATGCGCTTGGTCTCAGGTGTTAAAGGCACATGGAGGCTGATGTAATCGCTGATCTGCAACAATTGGTCGAGTTCGCACCAGTTAACGCCAGTCGGCAATTCGTGCTGGCTCTTTCGCGCACGACCTGTTGCTAATACATTCAATTTCAGACCAATGGCCTTCTCCGCCAATCGCCGGCCAATATTTCCGAAGCCAATAATGCCTAGCGTCTGACCTTCGATTCGACGTAAAGCGGGACCGGCCTGTAAATTGTAACGCCCCTGCTTAGTTTCGTAGTGATAGAATGCGGCTTTCCGCGACAACGACAGAAGAAGCGCTAGAGCGTGTTCCGCTACCTCAACCACGCAATAATCTGGCACATTGGTTACTACAATGCCGCGACGAGTGGCCGCGGGTACGTCGATATTGTCCAATCCTATGCCCAAGCGAGCAACAATCTTGCATCGTTCGGCGGCGGCAATTACTGATTCTGACACTCTGGCCCAGTTGGTCATAATGGCGTCACAATCAACCGCTAAGCGAGCGAGTGCCTCCTCATCTTTCCGCTGGGCAACAATTAACTCTGCATCGACTGCATTCAAAATACCACGTTCGATATCTAAGTCTGACCATGCATAATCGGTTAACAATACTCGACGCATAATACAGGGTCCGCAAGGAAGTTGGTGGATGGAAGTAAACACCGCAAATTTATGCCGAATTCTTTATGAACGCAATGGTTGCGGTTCTCCGCAATCTTGGGTAGTGCGACCTGGCTAAGCGCCTTCGAGACGCTTAGGGGGCTAGGGTTTTGCGGAAGCAAATGTGCGTGAGTCTCGGTTTTGCGTATCCGATGATTGGCATTCATGCTGCACACCAGCAGTAGAGATAAGTTTGATGAACCAGCGGTAAAGGGGCAAGAGATGGACTGTGCCAATGATATAGCTGTTACTGTTTTAATGGTCGAAGATGACGCGGAGGACGTGTTACTGATCACCTCCGCACTGAACGAATCCGAGCGCGGACCATTCAAAATACTGCCGGCGCCGACGCTGTCGGATGGACTCGACTGCCTCAAAAAAAACACGGTCGATGTCGTGTTGCTAGATTTATTTCTGCCGGATAGCGAAGGACTAGAATCGTTAATGATGATGCGCCGCGAGTTACCCGACATTCCCGTCGTAGTTTTGACCGGTTTGGCCGATGAACAAACTGCCATCGAATCACTTCACAATGGGGCGCAAGATTATTTGGTAAAAGGCACCGACAATGGTGCGCTAGTGCGCGGCATCCGGCACGCGATTGAGCGTCAACGATTGATCACCTCGCTGCGCGGCGCCAATAAATTACTTTTCGAAAAGAACGAACGCTTGGTGGAATTGTGCGATACTGCCCACCAATTTGTTGACAACCTCTCACATGAATTTCGCACGCCGTTGACAGTTATCAAGGAATTCTCGTCGCTACTGCTCGATGGCATCTGCGGTCCAATGAATCATGAACAACGACGCTCTGCGCAAGTTATTTCCGACCGGGCTGACGACTTGGCATGCATGGTCAACGACATGATGGATGTCAGCCGGTTAAAGGCAGGCATCCTAAGCATGTGGCGGCGACCAACACGGTTGGCCGAAATCGTTCTTCATATCCGACCGATGCTGGAACGTCGAGCCGCTCGAGGTGAAGTTCGTTTGGAAATCGACAACTTCGATAATTTGCCCGCCGCCTTCTGTGATGCTGGTAAAGTGGGACAAATTATTACCAACCTCGTTCTCAACTCGATTAAATTTACCAGTCCTGGTGGTTGTGTGAGGCTCTGGGCACATGTGGCCGACAACTCGCAACTGAAGATTGGGGTCACCGACAATGGGCACGGTATTGAACAAGATAAGTTGCAATTAATCTTCGATCGCTTTACACAGCTTAATCACGAAATCGCATCTAGTACGAAAGGAGTGGGGCTAGGTTTAGCGATTGTAAAAGAGTTTGTTTGTCTGAACCTGGGCGAGATATCAGTCGAAAGCAGTCTTGGAAAAGGAAGCACGTTTGCGTTCAGCCTGCCGCAGGCGAATTCTCTGGCGGTGTTCGATTGTTATTTTCCTGGATTGCAAGTGCGATCCAGCACTGATTCGATTGGTTTATTGCAAGCGCGCTTGAAAAATGAGTTCGACCCGTCCGTCCTACCCGTAGTCGACGAGTTCCTGCAA
Above is a window of Pirellulales bacterium DNA encoding:
- a CDS encoding aldo/keto reductase produces the protein MQLRPLSTTGIEVSGVALGTWPMAGMTSLDVNESDSLATIAAALGAGINFFDTAYCYGRQGESEKLLAHALKERRAEVVIATKSGVHWDVNGQRVSDARPATLRKQCEESLRRLNTDRVELLYLHAPDPQVSIAESAGELRRLMEEGKTRCVGISNASLQQLRDFVAVCPLSAYQPCYNMLQREIELDILPWCLEHNVAVCVYWPLMKGLLTAKFARNHQFDSQDGRKKYPMYQGQEWEKTQDFLDELRSIAAEIGHSVPQIVINWTIHQPGITSALCGAKRPVQIRETAGAMGWKLSSTYIERINQAIEQRGKIVSRTAV
- a CDS encoding sigma-70 family RNA polymerase sigma factor, whose amino-acid sequence is MDASRYTNPDDAFVELLAKNQVRLRSYIATLVRDSGAADDLLQEASMALWKNRKAYDSNRDFFRWACGMALIEVLRFRRKAATDKLLFDEALLNTLAADYIKHVEDWDRREIALSGCLQKLSAKDRWLLDARYRSDVTTAQIAQQLGKPLSTIYSSLSRIRETLFRCVQSAIAQESHPSI
- a CDS encoding ferrochelatase codes for the protein MLSSETKSNADAEPVLSGIGRTAPNYEAVLIVSFGGPEASQDVIPFLENVLRGRNVPRERLLEVAKHYEYFGGVSPLNAQNRELAAALQTELQRHDIHLQVYLGNRNWHPFLADILRQMRADGVRHALGFFTSAFSSYSSCRQYLKNIAAAQAELGADAPRVHKLRTYFNHPGFIEPMIQRAAMGLKQIPEKDGRRRSARLVFTAHSIPLAMSANCSYELQLRDASQLVASTIGHDDWNLVYQSRSGPSSQAWLEPDINHHLRKLAADGVHDVVVIPIGFISDHIEVLYDLDLEAKATAEELGINMIRVGTVGTDVRFVKMIQELIMERMTEMNDRPTLGKLRPCPDVCAEDCCLSGRAAM
- a CDS encoding autotransporter-associated beta strand repeat-containing protein; protein product: MLRAIFVRASGLKANFVKATLGTALLGWLLLAATTAFAATETWGPGVSGFEWGTSGNWTGGNAVPATGDTLIFDSTGNSSSPSDDNLGNAFSIATLNFVNGANAYTLTSNSGANDQSLALTSSLIDQASGQTETFNFAITGTGTLFMGGPTSSPDGNGGATLVLNANAGFAALTSSINNATGDTLQLGNNSTLTVNGNILVGGYNPTAASTSKLTIAGTTLGTGSLTDTGTTNTLVIGGVTNAPGSALTATLDLSGLNTFSFTGQEADIGGNQSTSTTTPTGNRVVATMTLAAATNTIKVTSTTAGVSVGGGSPSNGGTAVLNLSGTGTNTIWTPTLFIGTVKSNGTVQFGSGSGGSFTLRNAAGTGRAAIVVGSHTGAGTLSAHGTLNLNGHSLDVMASTLTVGADTAASTAGTVSSSVSFDTGTFDVTSIILGQRTGAALGTTTGTLTMGGGILNVNSAGGGSFVLGSNGSSGTGSTTGVFNLSVGTANILTNITVGPTGSGTTGNINFSSGTLNMGSGAVATNFAIGTAAIPVSNFNMPTSGNTGTIQNLGGGGIFANGGSGSTSGLGGLTMGDSGTLILSGNNTYTGTTNVNNGIVQFGSTTPAVNSTINMNGGNVAFSPVALNTYQIGGLGGSGGITLTDTGGINGVTLNIGTAGGSYSGSLTGNGGLKMAGTNGTTVQTLSGINSYKGNTTITSGTLQLSGAQLYNGVSSPGTVLVNGGTLAGSGTISSAVSLTSGTIAPDAFSPLNVNSLNMNGTGGLLFTLNGGSLSEIVVGGNATLTSGSLAFALSGIPSPSASPYTILDDSAGTLSNSLVFSNPYIVSGTQFTVSKVGNTLQVQILSPSNLTWVGNLSSGKWDVNNTQNWNNGTGPSVFKQFDTVTFDNSASPSNTNVNIVAPVTPSALSSIVVTFANDVSHPYVISSTTGNGIGGIGGLTVNSNDGNGTVTLQTVNTYSGNTTVQSGTLILSSGGSIASPNVIVNGGGLTINSTSSAAATAININNNGAVNVNSGGSLTGAGLTVNVANSSGTGFTVASGGIIPVTTNLINNGTTTFGSSQAIATLNGTSSSAVLTQTGTLTVNNGGTYAGAINQSGSGGLTVAGGSLLLTGPSNYTGATTVNLNTTLQIDDGTLNTGSLSSNTAITNNGTLIFARTDSPTIANSISGTGLLEVNANFGTTTLSGNNSSFTGTAGIYSGTLVQGSANALGAGTVALFVGQPEPTPASGISTTTGSLTLANSTAVGSFSALSANTSTTPTSTVTIPTGTTLTVNGAFLIGSSNSSGFTYDNTTNFTGRGSLVVSGTGNFMVGQPSNNAAGAKDTTNSDMSPLTSVSVNTTGIFAVGYGSNSRGLLSLADNTTAGMPANSINATEIDVGNSLSDNNVGQSVLTLGQGTNVLQANTINIGLGKTSGSITWSSGSGSSSSVSIAGTGGGSAAANIIVSGQNSTTSAGGNSSLLLAGHIANVQAGSLAIGENIGNTAGGANGTVTFDTGSFDAGSLTIG
- a CDS encoding FecR family protein translates to MSTNSSLSSANLDGAKLRQLISAWCDGVINEADLQQLQASLSTSDSAREIFLAFMQIHAHMQGHAKAKEYLETFTSLPLKITDCSDSTLPSESPALLRKYMLSSSRIYRWRWGWAALLLIGVFGWNFVERTREDAPRPSASQLAAEKAHLASPTLESDRPPIVLARVTDHSEDCQWFLDQGSQTQSEPPQSICSGETIRATKGMMKLTFTNGTVVTLHAPALFQVISNMRARVLLGTVTTRVAEGAEGFSVLTPRATVIDLGTEFGIQVTEVGATDVVVFKGEVNLDYVNQEEGIARRQRLRIGEGMHLDALGTASRIVAITDERYSDSPSRDSLRRPPVITAVRDNILRDAWNYYEIVPGAMREDVKAFADREAHEWNGVTTRGMPAYLLGGDYVKTFNNDKVNHDIEISVTLNRAAKLYVLFDKRIPPPQWLTDNFRNTGDEIGVDEGPFYVHGVWYTNHHPGVGPGVSVDNVSSIWVRDVKGPCSVKLGPTESTTVDINMYGIVAVPTSGSASNDQQAKAR